A portion of the Chitinophagales bacterium genome contains these proteins:
- a CDS encoding MOSC domain-containing protein — protein sequence MKIVSTNLAKPTTFLWNEKEVVTGIYKLPSDEPIFLSKTDVLNDEISDRVHHGGHFKACYIFSKEQYPYWKGLYPNLNWNWGMFGENLTLSDFDERKVYLGDIYRIGNALGQISHSREPCYKLGHKFGTQAIIKQFIERGFAGSYLSILEEGSVEVGDEFSLMDRPQQGLSVYDLFQLHYANEKDQEHLKIAVVSEAISVKKRTFFKSYIEN from the coding sequence ATGAAAATAGTCTCCACCAACTTAGCCAAACCCACCACCTTTTTATGGAATGAGAAAGAAGTAGTCACCGGTATTTATAAATTACCCAGTGATGAGCCCATATTTCTGTCCAAAACCGATGTCTTAAATGATGAAATTTCGGACCGAGTGCATCATGGAGGACATTTTAAAGCTTGTTATATTTTTTCAAAAGAACAATATCCATATTGGAAGGGTTTGTATCCAAACCTAAATTGGAACTGGGGGATGTTTGGGGAAAATCTAACGCTATCAGATTTTGATGAAAGAAAAGTATATCTCGGAGACATTTATAGAATCGGGAATGCCTTGGGTCAAATATCTCATTCACGAGAGCCTTGTTATAAACTCGGACATAAATTCGGAACCCAAGCTATCATCAAACAATTTATCGAGCGCGGTTTCGCAGGGAGTTACTTGAGTATTTTAGAAGAAGGTTCCGTAGAAGTCGGTGACGAATTCTCCTTAATGGATAGACCACAGCAAGGTCTCTCTGTCTACGATTTATTTCAACTTCACTATGCGAATGAAAAAGACCAAGAGCATTTAAAAATAGCAGTAGTAAGTGAGGCCATCTCAGTAAAGAAGAGAACGTTTTTTAAATCGTATATTGAAAACTAA
- the mutS gene encoding DNA mismatch repair protein MutS, with amino-acid sequence MKQFNQIKAKYPDAILLFRVGDFYETFGEDAVKASSCLGITLTKRGNGAAGEIPLAGIPFHALDNYLPKLVKAGYRVAICEQLEDPKMTKTIVKRGVTEIITPGIASQDNILDSKKNNYLASIFLGAKKIGIAFIDISTGEFYITNGDESYIDKLLHSYRPSEVLIPKQNKSLYLKRISQHFYTYAMEDWVYGEDFSKETLLKKFQTNSLKGFGIEDYDEGTIAASTILHYLHSNEQHKLDHIQKITILKPAEVVWLDNFSIRNLELVQGQHAQAVSLFDILNQTQSSMGSRMLQRWILHPLVSIEKIERRLSLVEYLTKKDVFKDDLKNIIYQIGDLERLISKVSMLKAQPRDMVQIKRSLLKIKELIALIQTTDSTDYKKYIDFLQPCHSLVDIIERKLLDEPPALLTKGIAFKRGFHSELDEYLSLVTDGKQYLIDIQTREQQATQISSLKIGFNNVFGYYLEVTNTHKDKVPENWIRKQTLTNAERYITPELKEYESKILGAEEKLNQIQEVLWTELMQEALEYIEPIQRNAHTIAEIDCLLSFAIIAIQNDYTKPSVNDSLIIDIKGGRHPVIEKQLPVGEAYVPNDIYLNNSEQQLIMLTGPNMSGKSALLRQTALIVLMAQMGSFVPAKSAHIGYIDKLFTRVGANDNLSMGESTFMVEMNETASIVNNFSERSLILLDEIGRGTSTYDGISIAWSLAEYLYFSKEKPKTLFATHYHELNELATKHERIKNFHIKTKEVDGHIIFLRKLVEGGSEHSFGIHVAKLAGMPHDIVKRAENIMHELEQKSLAEESIKKKMKQIADKSTYQLSIFDQTDPRLIVLRDELEKMDINALTPMEALMKLNEWKSRI; translated from the coding sequence ATGAAGCAATTTAATCAAATCAAGGCAAAGTACCCTGATGCGATTTTACTTTTTCGTGTAGGAGACTTTTACGAAACCTTCGGAGAAGATGCCGTCAAAGCCTCTTCCTGCCTCGGTATTACGCTCACCAAACGCGGAAATGGTGCTGCGGGAGAAATACCACTTGCTGGAATCCCATTTCATGCCTTAGACAATTATCTGCCTAAATTGGTCAAAGCAGGCTATCGCGTAGCTATATGCGAACAATTGGAAGACCCTAAAATGACTAAAACAATTGTCAAAAGGGGGGTAACGGAGATTATTACCCCTGGAATCGCTAGTCAAGATAATATTTTAGATTCTAAAAAAAATAATTACCTCGCTTCTATTTTTCTTGGTGCGAAAAAAATAGGCATCGCCTTTATTGATATTAGCACTGGTGAGTTTTATATCACAAATGGAGACGAATCCTATATTGATAAACTATTGCATTCCTATCGACCATCTGAGGTTCTCATCCCAAAACAGAACAAATCTCTATATCTCAAACGGATTAGTCAACATTTCTATACCTATGCTATGGAAGACTGGGTCTATGGTGAAGACTTCTCGAAAGAGACCTTATTAAAAAAGTTTCAAACAAATTCACTTAAAGGATTTGGTATTGAAGACTATGATGAAGGAACTATTGCAGCTTCCACCATACTACATTATTTGCATAGCAATGAGCAACACAAACTTGACCATATTCAAAAAATAACCATTCTAAAACCCGCGGAGGTGGTATGGTTAGATAATTTTTCTATACGAAATTTAGAATTGGTACAAGGTCAGCATGCACAAGCTGTTTCGCTTTTCGATATTCTCAATCAAACGCAGAGCAGCATGGGTTCGAGGATGCTACAGCGATGGATTTTACACCCATTAGTATCAATTGAAAAAATTGAACGAAGACTTTCACTCGTTGAATACCTAACGAAAAAAGATGTCTTTAAAGACGATTTAAAAAATATCATCTATCAGATAGGAGATCTCGAACGTTTGATTTCTAAAGTATCTATGCTCAAAGCCCAGCCGAGAGATATGGTACAGATTAAGCGCTCGCTTTTAAAAATCAAAGAATTGATTGCGCTGATCCAAACAACAGATTCTACAGATTATAAAAAATATATCGACTTTCTTCAACCATGTCATAGTTTAGTGGACATCATTGAGCGAAAACTTTTGGATGAGCCACCCGCACTATTGACCAAAGGCATCGCATTCAAACGTGGCTTTCACAGCGAACTCGATGAATATTTGTCTCTCGTCACGGATGGTAAACAATATCTCATCGACATTCAAACCAGAGAGCAACAAGCCACTCAAATTTCAAGTTTAAAAATTGGTTTTAACAACGTATTTGGCTACTATCTCGAAGTGACCAATACGCATAAAGATAAAGTACCCGAAAACTGGATTCGTAAACAAACTCTAACTAATGCGGAGCGATATATCACACCTGAACTGAAAGAATATGAATCTAAAATTCTAGGAGCTGAAGAAAAATTGAATCAAATTCAAGAAGTCTTGTGGACAGAATTGATGCAAGAAGCGCTAGAATACATAGAACCCATTCAACGCAATGCGCACACCATAGCGGAGATAGACTGCTTGCTTTCATTTGCTATCATAGCTATACAAAATGATTATACCAAACCGTCGGTTAACGATTCATTGATTATAGATATCAAAGGTGGGCGCCATCCAGTTATTGAAAAGCAACTTCCTGTTGGAGAGGCCTATGTTCCCAATGATATTTACCTCAACAATTCAGAACAACAACTCATCATGCTCACCGGGCCTAACATGAGTGGAAAATCGGCTCTACTGCGTCAAACTGCCCTTATCGTTTTGATGGCACAAATGGGCTCTTTCGTTCCAGCAAAATCTGCGCATATAGGATACATCGATAAGTTATTTACACGCGTAGGTGCCAATGATAACCTGAGTATGGGTGAATCTACCTTTATGGTAGAGATGAATGAGACAGCAAGCATTGTCAATAATTTTTCAGAAAGAAGTTTGATACTGTTAGATGAAATTGGTCGTGGGACAAGTACTTACGATGGCATATCTATTGCATGGAGTCTAGCGGAATACCTTTACTTTTCAAAAGAAAAACCCAAGACACTTTTTGCAACTCACTACCATGAATTGAATGAATTAGCAACAAAACATGAGCGAATCAAAAATTTTCACATCAAGACGAAAGAAGTCGATGGGCATATTATTTTCCTTCGAAAATTAGTCGAAGGCGGAAGCGAACACAGCTTCGGGATACATGTAGCCAAGCTAGCAGGGATGCCACATGATATAGTCAAGCGTGCAGAGAATATCATGCATGAACTCGAACAAAAATCACTTGCCGAAGAAAGCATAAAGAAGAAAATGAAACAAATTGCTGATAAATCTACTTATCAGTTGAGTATATTTGATCAAACTGACCCGCGATTGATTGTGCTGCGCGATGAGCTAGAAAAAATGGACATCAATGCCCTTACTCCGATGGAAGCGTTGATGAAATTGAATGAGTGGAAGAGTAGAATATAG
- a CDS encoding SOS response-associated peptidase has product MCYTIKQTANERLLEGRFRARVKYPPQLEQIEKSSGFAFPLVPIITNKETESIQLFHWGLIPHWAKDKEIRKNTLNARIETIEEKPSFRSYTTNRCLVLIDGFYEYQWQDPKGKVKKLFLMTMPDGEPFALGGLYSVWTDTTTGELIPSFTILTMEANEQMAVIHNTKKRMPLILTKENEMDWLEGKLDDTLFNGNLITTEL; this is encoded by the coding sequence ATGTGTTATACCATTAAGCAAACTGCCAACGAACGCCTCTTAGAAGGGAGATTTCGCGCACGGGTTAAGTATCCACCTCAGCTGGAGCAGATAGAAAAGTCTTCTGGCTTTGCTTTTCCTTTAGTGCCTATTATCACAAACAAAGAAACAGAGAGTATTCAATTATTTCATTGGGGATTGATACCTCACTGGGCTAAGGATAAGGAGATACGTAAAAACACCTTGAATGCTCGAATAGAAACTATCGAAGAAAAACCTAGTTTTCGTTCCTATACAACAAATCGTTGTCTGGTGTTAATTGACGGCTTCTACGAATATCAATGGCAAGACCCGAAAGGGAAGGTCAAAAAACTTTTTCTCATGACCATGCCTGATGGAGAACCATTTGCCCTAGGCGGTTTGTATAGCGTCTGGACTGATACCACTACAGGAGAGCTTATTCCTAGCTTTACCATTCTGACTATGGAAGCGAATGAGCAGATGGCAGTCATACACAATACCAAGAAACGAATGCCGTTGATATTGACAAAAGAGAATGAAATGGATTGGCTGGAGGGGAAGTTAGATGATACCTTATTTAATGGGAATTTAATCACAACAGAACTTTAA
- a CDS encoding acetyl-CoA C-acyltransferase has protein sequence MNEVYVVAYGRTPIGAFSGSLAAKTGVELGIDAIKGVLEKSCIQAKEIQEVILGNVLQANNGQAPARQAALGAGLTHQTACTTINKVCASGLKSIALGAQSIQLGNYDVVLVGGFESMTNAPYYIPNGRGGYRYGNGEIVDAIVRDGLQDPFKKGMMGNIAELCAAKYEITREHQDAYAIESYKRAQAAYAENAFADELIPVAIPQRGGEPKLVTEDDEYKNVKWDKVTTVKPAFDKNGTVTAVNASKINDGAAVMILMSKAKMESLGLKPIAKVVGYADSEQDPDWFTTSPSVAIPAAIKKAGLTVEQIDYYEINEAFSVVALANLQELKLDASKVNVYGGAVALGHPIGGSGARIACTLLSVLKNKNGKYGVAGICNGGGGATAVVFEKM, from the coding sequence ATGAACGAAGTATATGTAGTAGCCTATGGTCGCACGCCAATAGGTGCTTTTAGTGGTTCTTTGGCTGCTAAGACAGGTGTTGAATTAGGAATTGATGCTATAAAGGGAGTTTTGGAAAAGTCTTGCATTCAAGCCAAAGAAATCCAAGAGGTTATTTTAGGGAATGTACTTCAAGCCAATAATGGACAAGCGCCAGCGCGTCAGGCTGCTTTAGGTGCGGGATTGACTCACCAAACGGCCTGCACGACCATCAATAAAGTATGTGCTTCCGGTTTGAAATCTATTGCTTTAGGAGCACAATCTATCCAACTAGGAAACTACGATGTCGTTTTAGTAGGTGGTTTTGAGTCTATGACCAATGCGCCTTATTATATCCCGAACGGAAGAGGTGGTTATCGCTATGGTAATGGTGAAATCGTCGATGCTATTGTTCGAGACGGCTTACAAGATCCTTTTAAAAAAGGGATGATGGGTAATATCGCTGAACTTTGTGCAGCGAAATATGAAATCACAAGAGAGCATCAGGATGCTTATGCAATAGAATCATACAAGCGCGCCCAAGCAGCTTATGCCGAAAATGCTTTTGCAGATGAGTTGATACCTGTTGCTATCCCACAAAGAGGTGGCGAACCTAAACTAGTCACCGAAGATGATGAATACAAAAATGTAAAATGGGATAAAGTAACAACTGTCAAGCCTGCTTTTGATAAAAATGGAACGGTCACTGCCGTCAACGCTTCTAAAATCAACGACGGAGCAGCAGTGATGATCCTGATGAGCAAAGCAAAAATGGAAAGTTTAGGATTAAAGCCAATAGCAAAAGTAGTAGGATATGCCGATAGCGAACAAGACCCAGATTGGTTTACTACCTCTCCATCTGTAGCTATACCAGCTGCGATTAAGAAAGCAGGATTGACAGTAGAGCAGATAGATTATTATGAGATTAATGAGGCATTCTCTGTAGTTGCTCTAGCTAATTTACAGGAATTAAAACTCGATGCTAGCAAAGTCAATGTGTATGGAGGAGCAGTAGCACTTGGTCACCCAATTGGTGGCTCAGGAGCTAGAATCGCCTGTACCTTACTTTCTGTATTGAAAAATAAAAATGGGAAATATGGAGTAGCCGGTATCTGTAATGGTGGCGGTGGCGCTACAGCAGTGGTGTTTGAGAAGATGTAA
- a CDS encoding L,D-transpeptidase family protein, translating to MTLIIYRSVTHFPIPPDSKIDRIIVDKSDRTMHVFSKEYLLKTYSIAIGKNTLGKKETEGDQKTPEGHYMIFNKNPHSRYHKNLGISYPNADDRANAKKLGKSTGGDIKIHGTGTELGPFDIFHTWFYTDGCIRVTNDEMDELYKAVKIGANIEIKP from the coding sequence ATGACACTGATTATCTACAGATCAGTAACTCATTTTCCGATTCCTCCAGATTCAAAAATAGATAGAATAATAGTGGATAAATCAGATAGAACAATGCACGTATTCTCAAAAGAATATCTTTTAAAAACCTATTCTATAGCCATAGGTAAAAATACCCTTGGCAAAAAAGAAACAGAGGGAGATCAGAAAACCCCAGAAGGACACTATATGATATTCAATAAAAACCCGCACAGTCGGTATCATAAAAACCTAGGTATATCCTATCCAAATGCTGATGATAGAGCAAATGCTAAAAAACTAGGTAAAAGCACTGGTGGTGATATTAAGATTCACGGAACAGGAACAGAACTAGGTCCTTTCGATATATTTCACACTTGGTTCTATACGGATGGCTGCATTCGAGTTACGAATGATGAAATGGATGAATTATACAAAGCTGTAAAAATTGGCGCTAACATAGAGATTAAACCCTAA
- the carA gene encoding glutamine-hydrolyzing carbamoyl-phosphate synthase small subunit, with product MKLNKGILVLENGDVFEGVSVGANTTRVGELCFNTGMTGYQELFTDPSYYGQMLVMTSNHIGNYGTLEADEENKKTSIFGMICREFADKPSRYKSTMSLHDYFTAHNVPAIKGVDTRKLVQIIRKQGAMNAIISSETDNIEELKKQLAAAPKMKGQELSSKVCTSETYELGNPQGKYRIAVYDYGIKTNILNNFVQRDCFLKVFPAKTPLSEVLAWNPQGIFLSNGPGDPASMDYAVVTTKEILEKNIPVFGICLGQQILALAAGAKTYKLHYGHRGLNHPVKNIINNTSEITSQNHGFGVDGDSLKSLSNVEVTHINLNDETIEGIRIKDKKAFSVQYHPESSPGPHDSGYLFDEFLALL from the coding sequence ATTAAATTGAATAAGGGAATTTTAGTTTTAGAAAACGGCGATGTATTCGAAGGCGTATCGGTAGGTGCGAACACGACTCGTGTAGGCGAACTCTGCTTCAATACAGGTATGACAGGCTATCAGGAGTTATTTACTGATCCTAGTTATTATGGTCAAATGCTCGTGATGACTTCCAACCATATAGGAAATTATGGAACTCTTGAAGCTGATGAAGAAAATAAAAAGACATCTATCTTCGGAATGATTTGTCGTGAGTTTGCGGATAAACCATCGAGATACAAATCCACTATGTCGCTGCATGATTATTTCACAGCGCATAATGTTCCTGCAATAAAAGGAGTAGATACAAGAAAGCTGGTTCAGATTATCCGCAAACAAGGCGCGATGAATGCGATTATTTCCTCTGAAACCGATAATATAGAAGAACTCAAAAAACAATTAGCTGCAGCACCTAAAATGAAGGGGCAAGAGCTCTCTAGTAAAGTTTGCACCTCGGAAACTTATGAACTTGGCAACCCACAAGGAAAATATAGAATAGCCGTTTATGATTATGGGATTAAGACCAATATCCTAAACAATTTCGTTCAGCGCGATTGTTTCCTCAAAGTCTTCCCTGCCAAGACTCCTCTCAGTGAAGTATTAGCATGGAATCCGCAAGGAATATTTCTATCCAATGGTCCTGGGGATCCTGCATCTATGGATTATGCGGTGGTTACGACCAAAGAGATTCTCGAAAAAAATATACCTGTATTCGGCATTTGTCTAGGTCAGCAGATATTGGCTCTCGCAGCAGGGGCCAAGACGTATAAACTGCATTATGGACATAGAGGATTGAATCATCCAGTGAAAAACATAATCAACAATACCAGTGAAATCACTTCCCAAAACCATGGTTTCGGAGTGGATGGAGATTCTTTAAAATCACTATCCAATGTGGAAGTGACTCATATTAATCTCAATGATGAAACCATCGAAGGCATTCGCATCAAAGACAAAAAAGCATTCTCTGTGCAATATCACCCCGAGAGTTCCCCAGGACCGCACGATAGTGGGTATTTGTTTGATGAGTTTTTAGCTCTGCTTTAA
- a CDS encoding GIY-YIG nuclease family protein, protein MYYVYILYSEKHDKYYIGQTNDVKARIERHNNGLENYTSKYIPWILVGFITKPTRAEAVVLEKKLKNLSRERLQIFIAKYCDRS, encoded by the coding sequence ATGTATTACGTTTATATTCTTTATTCAGAAAAGCACGACAAATATTATATTGGTCAGACCAATGATGTCAAAGCAAGAATTGAAAGGCACAATAATGGCTTAGAAAACTATACATCCAAATATATTCCTTGGATTCTTGTTGGATTTATTACTAAACCAACAAGAGCAGAAGCAGTTGTTTTAGAGAAAAAATTAAAGAATTTATCTAGAGAACGACTCCAAATTTTTATTGCGAAATATTGTGATAGGTCTTGA
- a CDS encoding DUF3820 family protein, protein MPFGKYKNVKVCDLPVFYLEWFLNKDGFPKGKLGDMMALIYQIKLNGLEEMIEQLKKESKS, encoded by the coding sequence ATGCCCTTTGGTAAGTATAAAAATGTGAAGGTATGCGATTTGCCAGTTTTCTACCTCGAATGGTTTCTAAATAAAGATGGTTTCCCCAAGGGAAAGCTTGGAGATATGATGGCGCTGATTTATCAAATCAAACTGAATGGGCTGGAGGAAATGATTGAGCAATTGAAAAAAGAATCTAAAAGCTAA
- the dinB gene encoding DNA polymerase IV, producing MQRTIAHMDLDTFFVSVERKNQPQLIGKPVLVGGTSDRGVVASCSYEARSYGIHSGMSMKLARQLCPEAMIVRGDHEQYSYYSNIITDIIRERVPLYEKTSIDEFYIDLTGMDRFFGCFKYATELRSTIMKETALPISLAMSCNKTVAKIGTGQAKPNGQLEIAVGNEKEFLAPLSIRKIPMVGEKTYSLLRNMGIEKIKTIQEMPLEIMQRVLGENGAAIWRKANGIDHSPLVPYSENKSISTETTFDKDTIDVHYLQQVLTNMTESLAYQLRSKKKLTACVTIKIRYSDFNTYTMQCKVPYTAMDHVLIDKVKTLFHKLFQKRLLIRLIGIRFSHLVQGSYQFDLFDDMTEKVMLYSAMDKLRDRFGENIIQRASIVGMKKREFLNPFKG from the coding sequence ATGCAGCGCACGATTGCACACATGGATTTAGACACCTTTTTCGTCTCGGTAGAGCGGAAAAATCAGCCGCAGCTGATAGGGAAGCCTGTGCTGGTAGGTGGCACGAGTGACCGCGGTGTGGTGGCATCCTGTAGCTACGAAGCGCGCAGTTATGGCATACATTCGGGCATGTCTATGAAGCTCGCTCGCCAGCTCTGTCCAGAAGCTATGATCGTGCGTGGAGATCACGAGCAGTACAGTTATTACTCCAATATCATTACGGATATCATCCGCGAGCGCGTACCGCTCTACGAAAAGACTTCGATCGATGAATTTTATATAGACCTCACGGGGATGGACCGCTTTTTTGGTTGTTTCAAATATGCGACCGAACTCCGCTCTACCATTATGAAAGAAACGGCTCTCCCCATATCCCTAGCTATGTCGTGCAATAAGACGGTGGCTAAGATAGGCACGGGACAGGCCAAACCCAATGGTCAGCTAGAGATAGCCGTGGGCAATGAAAAAGAATTTTTAGCCCCTCTGTCTATTCGTAAAATACCTATGGTGGGTGAGAAGACCTATAGTCTGCTTCGCAATATGGGTATAGAGAAAATCAAGACAATTCAGGAAATGCCGCTGGAAATCATGCAGCGTGTCTTGGGAGAAAATGGTGCGGCGATATGGCGAAAAGCCAATGGTATAGACCATTCGCCGCTAGTACCCTACAGTGAAAATAAATCTATATCGACGGAGACGACCTTTGATAAAGATACCATAGATGTGCACTACCTCCAGCAGGTCCTAACCAATATGACAGAGAGTCTCGCTTACCAGCTGCGAAGCAAGAAAAAACTAACCGCCTGCGTCACCATCAAAATTCGCTATTCGGACTTCAATACCTATACCATGCAGTGCAAGGTTCCCTATACGGCGATGGATCACGTGCTCATAGACAAGGTCAAGACCTTGTTTCATAAATTATTTCAAAAGCGACTCTTGATACGATTGATTGGGATTCGATTTAGCCACTTGGTGCAGGGTTCGTATCAGTTTGACCTCTTCGATGATATGACCGAAAAAGTGATGCTCTATAGTGCTATGGACAAGCTCCGCGACCGCTTCGGAGAAAATATCATCCAACGCGCTTCGATAGTAGGAATGAAAAAACGAGAGTTTTTAAATCCGTTTAAGGGGTAG